A single window of Rubripirellula lacrimiformis DNA harbors:
- a CDS encoding ABC transporter ATP-binding protein: MSVCIAESLHHSYGDHVALSGLDLSVDAGQVVALLGPNGSGKTTLFRLLCTLLPIQQGSVTIGGFDAKTSPLAVRGQIGIVFQSPSLDKKLTVDENIACQAALYGIRGDELNRRRDELLDLLDLKDRRSDYCESLSGGLKRRVELAKGMLHQPQLLLLDEPSTGLDPSARLSLWSAIRRMADGGMAVLMTTHLLEEADKADRVIIMADGRKIAEGSPHTLRSEMGGGLVTIQAADAEAVQATLRDDLGLDVQRLDHQLRLQSDAPEDLVPRLIAALGDRAESITIGRPSLEDVFVAKTGQAFDVV, encoded by the coding sequence ATGTCGGTTTGCATCGCGGAAAGCTTGCACCACAGCTATGGCGATCATGTTGCGTTGTCGGGGCTCGATCTATCGGTGGATGCTGGCCAAGTCGTCGCATTGCTGGGACCCAACGGCAGTGGCAAAACAACTTTGTTTCGTCTGCTGTGCACGTTGTTGCCGATCCAGCAAGGGAGCGTGACGATCGGCGGATTTGATGCCAAGACCAGCCCATTGGCGGTTCGTGGACAGATCGGGATCGTGTTCCAGTCGCCTAGTTTGGACAAGAAGCTAACGGTCGACGAAAACATCGCCTGCCAGGCGGCGCTGTACGGCATCCGCGGTGACGAACTGAATCGCCGCCGCGACGAACTGTTGGATCTATTGGATTTGAAAGATCGCCGCAGCGATTACTGCGAATCGCTTTCCGGTGGCTTGAAACGACGTGTTGAATTGGCCAAGGGGATGTTGCACCAGCCGCAGTTGTTGCTGTTGGATGAGCCCAGCACGGGGCTGGATCCGTCTGCCCGGTTGAGCTTATGGTCGGCGATACGTCGGATGGCCGACGGTGGCATGGCGGTCCTGATGACGACTCACTTGTTGGAAGAAGCCGACAAGGCCGATCGCGTGATCATCATGGCGGATGGCCGAAAGATCGCCGAAGGATCACCCCATACACTGCGCAGTGAGATGGGTGGCGGTTTGGTGACCATTCAAGCAGCGGATGCCGAAGCGGTTCAGGCCACGTTGCGTGACGACTTGGGGTTGGATGTCCAGCGGCTGGATCACCAACTTCGGTTACAGTCCGATGCACCGGAAGATTTGGTCCCGCGGTTGATCGCGGCTTTGGGGGATCG